From a region of the Athene noctua chromosome 14, bAthNoc1.hap1.1, whole genome shotgun sequence genome:
- the SERPING1 gene encoding plasma protease C1 inhibitor → MPAVTLWLPLVWLVATVTLVPTLEASPSPGELKLLRHPTLLVPPHPASGPPGDVGAPILPAPTPHAHPEDLPGSDAPLKPTDLPSLEVLEGAPQELGATANSSMAAPAPSTTEKPPSTTGGPLNTTERPPSTTGGHLSTTEAPPSTPGTSAPPCPGDEEPSEACGAPTEEQRAAVAEALGTFTLRFYQHMAETAQPDANLLFSPINVAMGLSHLLLGARGETHERLAAVLAHPPGLACPHAALRQLASAPGLFSAAQIFHHPGLSLRPRFLNESWHFYGARPRALSGNESLDLLRVNAWVREASQGLLPALLPVLPSQPRLLLLSAVHLQAAWRTPLEAKQTVPLPFLRPGRPPRLVPTMTSKKYPVASFFDPRLQVQVGRLELSGGLSLVVLVPQGPLEALGALERALDPPTFLGLLRRAAHTPLRATALALPRLRLDLALDVVALVHDMDYGLFLDAELCGLARGPAVAVDAARHRAVLALDEAGVEAAGAMATSVARTALLLEALRPFLFVLWHDAGAVPLFMGRLSDPQP, encoded by the exons ATGCCCGCTGTGACGCTCTGGCTGCCCCTGGTGTGGCTGGTGGCCACTGTCACCCTG GTGCCCACCCTGGAGGCCTCTCCCAGCCCTGGAGAGCTGAAGCTGCTCAGGCACCCGACGCTGCTGGTGCCCCCCCATCCTGCCTCGGGCCCCCCGGGGGATGTGGGGGCCCCCatcctgcctgcacccaccccGCATGCCCACCCCGAGGACCTGCCTGGATCAGATGCCCCCCTCAAGCCCACAGACCTCCCCAGCCTCGAGGTGCTGGAGGGAGCCCCCCAGGAGCTGGGTGCCACAGCCAACAGCAGCATGGCAGCACCCGCACCCAGCACCACCGAGAAGCCCCCCAGCACCACAGGGGGACCCCTCAACACCACTGAGAGACCCCCCAGCACCACAGGGGGACACCTCAGCACCACTGAGGCACCTCCGAGCACTCCGGGCACCAGCGCCCCGCCATGCCCTGGAGACGAGGAGCCGTCAGAGGCctgcggggcacccacggagGAGCAGCGGGCGGCCGTAGCCGAGGCACTGGGCACCTTCACCCTCCGCTTCTACCAGCACATGGCGGAGACTGCCCAGCCCGATGCCAACCTGCTCTTCTCCCCCATCAACGTGGCCATGGGGCTCTCACACCTTCTGCTGG GCGCCCGCGGCGAGACACATGAGCGCCTGGCCGCCGTCCTGGCACACCCCCCGGGGCTGGCCTGCCCGCACGCAGCCCTGCGGCAGCTCGCCAGTGCGCCCGGACTCTTCTCCGCCGCGCAGATCTTCCACCACCCAG GGCTGAGCCTCCGGCCCCGCTTCCTCAATGAGTCGTGGCACTTCTATGGCGCTCGCCCGCGGGCACTGAGCGGCAACGAGAGCCTGGACCTGCTGCGCGTCAACGCGTGGGTGCGTGAAGCcagccaggggctgctgcctgcactcctgcctgtgctgccctcACAGCCCCGTCTGCTGCTGCTCAGCGCCGTCCACCTCCAGG CCGCCTGGCGCACGCCGCTGGAGGCCAAGCAGACAGTGCCGCTGCCCTTCCTGCGCCCTGGGCGCCCGCCCCGCCTGGTGCCCACCATGACCAGCAAGAAGTACCCGGTGGCCTCCTTCTTCGACCCCCGCCTGCAGGTCCAG GTGGGGCGGCTGGAGCTGAGTGGGGGGCTGAGCCTGGTGGTGCTGGTGCCACAGGGGCCCCTGGAGGCGCTGGGGGCCCTGGAGCGGGCTCTGGACCCCCCCAccttcctggggctgctgcggcGGGCAGCCCACACCCCCCTCCGGGCCACCGCCCTGGCCCTGCCCCGCCTGCGCCTCGACCTCGCCCTGGACGTGGTGGCCCTGGTCCATGACATGG ACTACGGGCTGTTCCTGGACGCGGAGCTGTGCGGGCtggcgcggggcccggcggtgGCAGTGGATGCGGCGCGGCACCGGGCGGTGCTGGCGCTGGACGAGGCTGGCGTGGAGGCGGCGGGTGCCATGGCCACCTCGGTGGCCCGCACGGCCCTGCTGCTGGAGGCCCTGCGCCCCTTCCTCTTCGTCCTCTGGCACGACGCCGGCGCCGTCCCCCTCTTCATGGGCCGCCTCAGCgacccccagccctga